A section of the Pedobacter sp. HDW13 genome encodes:
- the pfkA gene encoding 6-phosphofructokinase, which produces MSKIKNIGVLTSGGDSPGMNAAIRAVVRASIYYDIEVTGFIRGYEGLINNDFMAMDRKSVANIIQRGGTILKTARSEAFRTVEGRKTAYENLKAKGIDALIVIGGDGTFTGANIFSKEFDFPVVGLPGTIDNDLAGTDFTIGYDSAINTVIDAVDRIRDTAESHDRLFIVEVMGRDSGLIALRSGIGVGAEAIMIPEANMNADDILHKLEHSRKDKASKIIIVAEGDDTGGAFKVAEILQAKYPHYDTKVSILGHIQRGGKPTCMDRVLASQLGVAAVEALIKGESGVMIGQVNREITFTPFDHAIKHIDAEKVSTKWLKMIDILSF; this is translated from the coding sequence ATGAGCAAAATTAAGAATATTGGTGTTTTAACCTCAGGTGGTGATTCGCCGGGTATGAACGCTGCAATAAGGGCCGTAGTAAGGGCCTCTATTTATTATGATATTGAAGTAACCGGGTTTATCCGTGGGTACGAAGGATTGATCAACAACGATTTTATGGCCATGGACCGTAAATCTGTGGCAAATATTATCCAACGCGGTGGTACAATCTTAAAAACTGCACGGAGCGAAGCTTTTAGAACCGTTGAAGGCCGAAAAACGGCTTACGAAAATTTAAAAGCCAAAGGGATCGATGCGCTGATTGTGATTGGTGGCGACGGAACTTTTACCGGAGCGAATATTTTTTCAAAAGAATTCGATTTCCCGGTGGTAGGATTACCAGGAACCATTGATAACGATTTGGCAGGTACTGATTTTACCATTGGTTACGATTCGGCGATTAATACTGTAATTGACGCGGTTGACCGGATCAGGGATACTGCAGAGTCGCATGACCGCCTTTTTATTGTTGAGGTAATGGGACGCGATTCGGGTTTAATTGCTTTAAGAAGTGGTATTGGCGTGGGTGCAGAAGCCATTATGATTCCGGAGGCTAATATGAATGCCGATGATATTTTGCATAAACTGGAACATAGCCGGAAAGATAAAGCATCGAAGATTATTATTGTTGCCGAAGGCGATGATACGGGCGGAGCTTTTAAGGTGGCTGAAATTTTGCAGGCCAAATACCCGCATTATGATACTAAGGTTTCGATTTTAGGCCATATTCAACGAGGAGGAAAACCAACCTGCATGGACCGCGTTTTAGCAAGCCAGTTAGGCGTTGCAGCGGTAGAAGCACTAATTAAAGGCGAAAGTGGTGTAATGATTGGCCAGGTGAACCGTGAAATTACTTTTACGCCATTTGATCATGCCATTAAACACATCGATGCTGAGAAGGTAAGTACTAAATGGTTAAAGATGATCGACATACTGTCGTTTTAA
- a CDS encoding 5'(3')-deoxyribonucleotidase, producing the protein MKRIAIDMDEVIADALGKFIKLYNRDYNVPLDLKIAAGNEIYHHVPHEVNQKWFEYINEPGFFRDMEVIADSQRVIKALQEKYDVYIVSAAMEFRNSLVDKYDWMAEHFPFIDWQHLMFCGNKIVEVDILIDDRIKNFVGFKGRPLLFTSPHNLLITQYERVNTWEEVAGLLL; encoded by the coding sequence ATGAAAAGAATTGCGATTGATATGGACGAGGTAATTGCCGACGCCCTCGGAAAATTTATTAAACTGTATAACCGCGATTACAACGTACCGCTCGATTTGAAAATAGCTGCTGGAAATGAAATTTACCATCATGTTCCGCATGAAGTTAACCAAAAATGGTTCGAGTACATTAACGAACCTGGCTTTTTTCGCGATATGGAAGTAATTGCCGATAGCCAGCGGGTAATTAAGGCCCTGCAAGAAAAATACGATGTCTATATTGTTTCGGCGGCTATGGAATTCCGCAATTCGCTGGTTGATAAATACGACTGGATGGCCGAGCATTTCCCCTTTATTGATTGGCAGCACCTTATGTTCTGTGGAAACAAAATTGTGGAGGTAGATATCCTGATCGACGACCGCATTAAAAATTTTGTAGGCTTTAAAGGCCGGCCGCTTTTGTTCACCTCGCCACACAATTTACTCATTACCCAATATGAGCGCGTAAACACTTGGGAAGAGGTGGCGGGTTTATTACTTTAA
- a CDS encoding heavy metal-binding domain-containing protein codes for MLVTTTPTVEGRKIVKYIGLVTGETIIGANIFKDLFAGITDIVGGRSSSYERVLREGKDTAVNEMQQYAAALGANAIVGVDLDYETVGSGGSMLMVSANGTAVILED; via the coding sequence ATGTTAGTAACCACAACGCCTACAGTTGAGGGCAGAAAAATTGTAAAATATATCGGCTTAGTAACCGGAGAGACCATTATTGGCGCAAATATTTTTAAAGATTTATTTGCAGGCATAACTGATATTGTAGGGGGGAGATCGAGCTCTTACGAACGTGTTTTAAGAGAAGGAAAAGATACTGCTGTTAACGAAATGCAACAATATGCGGCTGCACTTGGAGCGAATGCTATTGTTGGCGTAGATTTAGATTACGAAACAGTTGGTAGCGGAGGCAGTATGCTGATGGTAAGTGCCAACGGTACTGCTGTAATTTTAGAAGATTAA
- the rsfS gene encoding ribosome silencing factor, which translates to MVKKKIVALSTYLSELAVHGIQEKKGEDIVRLDLRNIHTSVADYFIIASANSGTQVKAIADSVEKEIYKATQVDPRHKEGFESADWIILDYFDVVVHIFKTEKRHFYGIEELWGDAESTNYQSA; encoded by the coding sequence ATGGTAAAAAAGAAAATAGTAGCCCTTTCTACATACCTTTCTGAGTTGGCTGTTCACGGCATACAAGAGAAAAAAGGAGAAGATATAGTGCGGTTAGATCTTAGAAATATCCATACATCGGTAGCTGATTATTTCATTATTGCCAGTGCCAACTCGGGCACGCAGGTAAAAGCTATTGCCGATAGTGTAGAAAAAGAAATATATAAAGCCACTCAGGTAGACCCCAGACACAAGGAGGGTTTCGAATCTGCCGATTGGATTATCCTGGATTATTTTGATGTGGTTGTGCACATTTTTAAGACGGAAAAACGCCATTTTTATGGCATAGAAGAACTTTGGGGGGATGCGGAAAGCACAAATTATCAAAGCGCGTAA
- a CDS encoding VIT domain-containing protein, with the protein MKPSKTLLLFFFLSIAFLVQAQMPVLKIEQTENEAQKRAVKLKKLNIDVQITGNIATTVMTMTFYNNSNRILEGELTFPMPEGVSISRYALDINGKMREAVPVEKAKATEVFESIERRRVDPGLLEKVEGNNFRTRIYPLPANGSRTIVVGYEEELSFNNGNALRYHLPLNYNQAVENFTLKTTVFESVLKPHLSEQPEGSFNLKANGNTYVGEINKNNYQPKYGLTINLPKRSDLPEVQMQKASSGYYFLVNVFPKTQSRQRQWSNQIGLIWDTSLSGLQRGIKKELELLDQIIKKKQNLTIQLGLLNNGFKQAGNFTISNGNWGLLKNKLENLVYDGGTNFSAVNTRAFQADEYLLFSDGLSTFGPNVISINKPVHTINTALKADYSTLKYISQKTGGQFINLNAIAVNDAFKQLNEQNLQFLGIKNGSDVRQTYPSVHVNVGGNFSLAGILNGINTAFVLQFGYGNSVVSEQEVRLNGTEHTFNSINVSRVWAQKKIAEMDIQYEANKDDISVLSKQFGIVTRNTSLIVLENLDDYLRYDIVPPAELRQEYEAVLKQRRTAILERKTDLLNAAVAMTKELKTWWNTEFNQEIEKKKEGYPDPGQADIQGDPTADIVVNELAATSRRNEAIRAQEVRVAPPVGAARKAAERTNELNEVVVVGYGAQAKRAITGAALTQLKAKEIGGFLQGKVAGLSVQNTSTVGRDKRPTIVIPEFKSDKAYMKNIVGKPDSAYQAYLKMRPDYVSTPMFYFDVANWFYQQKDSVRALTILSNIADLDLENSDLYKTLAYKLKQTGNYNEEIFITQKVLQWRPMDAQSYRDYALALADIGQYQKALDNLYKVLTQSYNSQIASRDQGIEEIVIAEINNLIARHSNKLSTKDIDKRLIQPLPVDVRVVLNWNKNDTDIDLWLTDPMGEKGYYGNSRTKIGGRISNDFTAGYGPEQFMIKKAPKGKYKIEVNYFGDRQINISGPTTVTAEIYTQYATGKQQRKVIVMPLAANDSKGNFVGEFNF; encoded by the coding sequence ATGAAACCTTCTAAAACTCTTCTCCTCTTCTTTTTCCTTTCAATTGCATTTTTAGTGCAGGCCCAAATGCCAGTACTCAAAATTGAGCAAACAGAAAATGAAGCGCAAAAACGAGCTGTAAAGCTTAAAAAGCTAAATATCGATGTGCAAATTACCGGAAATATTGCCACTACGGTAATGACTATGACGTTTTATAACAACAGCAATCGTATACTGGAAGGTGAATTAACCTTTCCTATGCCCGAGGGTGTAAGCATTAGTCGTTACGCACTCGATATTAATGGGAAAATGCGTGAGGCTGTACCAGTTGAAAAAGCTAAGGCAACTGAGGTTTTTGAAAGTATAGAGCGTCGTAGGGTCGATCCGGGTCTTTTGGAGAAAGTAGAAGGCAATAATTTCAGGACGAGGATTTACCCCTTGCCTGCCAACGGAAGCAGAACCATTGTTGTTGGTTATGAAGAAGAGCTTAGCTTTAATAATGGAAACGCCCTACGCTACCATTTGCCTTTAAACTATAACCAGGCAGTAGAAAACTTTACGCTAAAAACTACGGTTTTTGAAAGTGTTTTAAAGCCTCATCTTAGCGAGCAACCCGAAGGCAGCTTTAATTTAAAAGCCAATGGGAACACTTATGTTGGCGAAATTAATAAAAACAACTACCAGCCAAAATATGGTTTAACGATAAATTTACCCAAGCGGAGCGATTTACCGGAAGTTCAGATGCAAAAAGCATCCAGTGGATACTACTTTTTAGTCAATGTGTTTCCGAAAACACAGAGCAGGCAACGCCAATGGTCTAACCAGATTGGTTTAATCTGGGATACCTCTTTAAGCGGTTTACAGCGTGGTATTAAAAAGGAACTGGAACTTTTAGATCAGATTATCAAGAAAAAGCAAAACTTAACCATACAACTGGGTTTGCTAAACAATGGCTTTAAACAGGCCGGTAACTTTACCATTTCGAATGGGAACTGGGGCTTACTCAAAAACAAACTGGAAAATCTGGTTTACGATGGTGGTACAAATTTTAGTGCTGTAAACACGCGCGCTTTTCAGGCCGATGAATACCTGTTGTTTAGCGATGGCCTCTCAACCTTTGGCCCAAATGTAATTTCGATAAATAAACCCGTACATACTATAAATACAGCCTTAAAAGCGGATTATAGTACTTTGAAATACATCAGTCAGAAAACGGGAGGACAGTTTATAAACCTCAATGCCATTGCGGTTAATGATGCCTTTAAACAGCTTAACGAGCAGAACCTACAGTTTTTAGGGATTAAAAATGGATCGGATGTGCGTCAAACCTATCCCTCGGTACATGTTAACGTAGGCGGAAACTTTTCTTTGGCGGGAATATTAAACGGGATCAACACTGCATTTGTACTGCAGTTTGGTTACGGCAATTCAGTGGTGTCTGAGCAAGAGGTTCGTTTAAATGGCACAGAACATACTTTTAACAGCATCAATGTGAGCAGGGTTTGGGCACAGAAGAAAATTGCTGAAATGGATATCCAATACGAAGCCAACAAAGACGACATAAGCGTTTTAAGTAAACAGTTTGGCATTGTTACGCGGAATACCAGTTTAATTGTGCTCGAAAACCTCGATGATTACCTGCGCTATGATATTGTGCCGCCAGCAGAATTGAGGCAAGAATACGAGGCAGTTTTAAAACAGCGTAGAACAGCAATTCTGGAACGTAAAACGGATTTGCTTAACGCAGCTGTAGCGATGACAAAAGAATTAAAAACCTGGTGGAATACGGAGTTTAACCAGGAAATTGAGAAGAAAAAAGAAGGTTACCCTGATCCGGGACAAGCTGATATACAAGGTGATCCTACTGCCGATATTGTAGTAAATGAACTGGCTGCTACCTCAAGGAGGAACGAGGCAATCAGGGCACAAGAAGTGCGCGTTGCCCCTCCTGTTGGTGCAGCAAGAAAAGCGGCTGAACGGACAAATGAATTAAATGAAGTAGTGGTTGTGGGTTATGGTGCACAGGCAAAAAGAGCCATAACAGGCGCTGCTTTAACGCAGTTAAAAGCGAAAGAAATTGGTGGTTTTCTGCAGGGTAAGGTTGCTGGCCTAAGTGTGCAAAATACAAGCACAGTGGGGAGAGATAAACGGCCAACTATTGTTATACCAGAATTTAAGAGCGATAAAGCCTACATGAAAAATATAGTAGGAAAACCGGACAGCGCTTATCAGGCTTATTTAAAAATGCGACCAGATTATGTGTCTACACCCATGTTTTATTTTGACGTAGCCAACTGGTTTTACCAGCAAAAAGATAGTGTACGGGCTTTAACTATTTTAAGCAACATTGCCGATTTAGACCTCGAAAATTCCGATCTATATAAAACCTTGGCTTATAAACTCAAACAAACAGGTAATTATAATGAGGAGATTTTTATTACCCAAAAAGTTTTACAATGGCGGCCAATGGACGCACAGAGTTACCGCGATTATGCTTTAGCATTGGCAGATATTGGTCAGTATCAAAAGGCTTTAGATAATTTATACAAAGTATTAACACAAAGTTACAATAGCCAGATTGCCAGCAGGGATCAGGGGATTGAGGAAATTGTAATTGCTGAAATCAACAATTTAATTGCCCGCCATAGCAATAAATTAAGCACTAAAGATATTGATAAACGATTAATCCAGCCTTTACCTGTGGATGTGCGCGTGGTATTAAACTGGAATAAAAACGATACAGATATCGATTTATGGCTTACTGATCCGATGGGCGAAAAGGGTTATTATGGTAACTCAAGGACAAAAATCGGTGGCAGGATTAGTAACGATTTTACAGCGGGTTATGGCCCAGAGCAGTTTATGATTAAAAAAGCGCCCAAAGGGAAATATAAAATCGAGGTAAATTATTTTGGCGACAGGCAGATTAACATTAGCGGACCAACAACTGTAACCGCTGAGATTTATACCCAGTATGCAACTGGTAAACAGCAACGCAAGGTAATTGTAATGCCCTTAGCTGCAAACGATAGTAAGGGCAACTTTGTTGGTGAGTTTAACTTTTAA
- a CDS encoding biotin--[acetyl-CoA-carboxylase] ligase: protein MQNNTFSTLFVGQNLIKLKEVDSTNNFLKEMVSKSEPLAEGTVIMADNQFAGRGQQQSIWQTQAGKNISTSIYLKPSFLPLDKQFYLNMAVSLAVNEALSHFIPDELSIKWPNDVYYRDKKLGGILIENTLTGSVIKSAVIGIGLNVNQKEFSENITQRATSVIQILQKEMFLMDIMEKIFIFMEKYYLILRAGKYSILQNDYLGKLYNFGVRALYQINGAIFEGSIIGVEENGRLRVETEQGLKSFNFKEIEFTHTK from the coding sequence TTGCAAAATAACACTTTTTCGACACTATTTGTTGGTCAAAATTTAATCAAATTAAAAGAAGTTGATTCTACCAATAACTTTTTAAAAGAAATGGTGTCAAAATCCGAGCCATTAGCCGAAGGTACTGTAATTATGGCAGATAATCAGTTTGCCGGAAGAGGGCAGCAGCAAAGCATTTGGCAAACGCAGGCCGGAAAAAATATCAGTACCAGCATTTACCTAAAGCCTTCATTTTTACCCCTCGATAAGCAGTTTTATCTGAATATGGCCGTTAGTTTGGCCGTTAACGAAGCACTAAGCCACTTTATTCCGGATGAGCTTAGTATCAAATGGCCTAATGACGTATATTACCGGGATAAAAAACTTGGCGGAATTTTGATCGAAAACACACTGACAGGCAGTGTAATTAAATCGGCTGTAATTGGCATTGGTTTAAATGTGAATCAGAAAGAATTTTCCGAAAATATCACTCAAAGAGCCACTTCAGTCATTCAAATTTTACAAAAGGAAATGTTTTTAATGGATATTATGGAGAAAATATTCATATTTATGGAAAAATACTACTTAATTTTGAGAGCCGGAAAGTATAGTATTTTACAAAATGATTACCTTGGCAAACTGTATAACTTTGGAGTTAGGGCGTTATATCAAATTAATGGAGCCATTTTTGAAGGTAGCATAATCGGAGTTGAAGAAAACGGCAGATTAAGGGTAGAGACCGAACAAGGCTTAAAAAGCTTCAATTTTAAAGAAATAGAATTTACACACACAAAATAA
- a CDS encoding 30S ribosomal protein S16 — protein MATKIRLQRFGKKGKPFFHVVVADSRSPRDGKFIERLGSYNPNTNPATIEINFEKTLAWVNSGAEPTDTARAILSYKGVLYKKHLEGGVKKGALTQEQADEKFAAWLDAKAGKISGKTEGLATSKADARKAALAAEAKKKEEKAAAIAAKNAPVAEEVVEEEAPAVEAEATEEAPAAEATKEEGAE, from the coding sequence ATGGCAACTAAAATCAGATTGCAAAGATTCGGTAAAAAAGGTAAACCTTTTTTCCACGTTGTGGTAGCAGATTCTCGCTCTCCACGTGATGGTAAATTTATTGAGCGTTTAGGTTCATACAACCCAAACACTAATCCTGCTACTATCGAAATTAACTTCGAAAAAACTTTAGCTTGGGTAAACAGTGGTGCAGAACCAACTGATACAGCTCGTGCAATCCTTTCTTACAAAGGTGTTTTATACAAAAAACACTTAGAAGGTGGTGTTAAAAAAGGTGCTTTAACTCAAGAACAAGCTGACGAAAAATTTGCAGCATGGTTAGATGCTAAAGCTGGTAAAATCTCTGGTAAAACAGAAGGTTTAGCTACTTCTAAAGCAGATGCGCGTAAAGCAGCATTAGCAGCAGAAGCTAAGAAAAAAGAAGAAAAAGCAGCAGCAATCGCAGCTAAAAATGCACCAGTTGCAGAAGAGGTTGTTGAAGAAGAAGCTCCAGCTGTTGAGGCTGAAGCAACTGAAGAAGCTCCTGCAGCAGAAGCTACTAAAGAAGAAGGAGCAGAATAA
- a CDS encoding protein-disulfide reductase DsbD, with protein MKKVLLLLLMAAMFIALPAIKSYALVTQDTTATAPPDDIVFTEVGSAQDSAANSLVKDSVKKDTVKVDKAAAVAKDAAPKQSLWVTFGLGLLAGIAAFFLPCIFPMVPLTVGFFTKRAESRAKGIRSAIIYGLSIIVIYVGLGVIITLIWGASALNEISTDGFFNIFIFLILIVFGVSFLGAFEITLPSSFVNKLDAKSDSKGLSGIFFMAATLAVVSFSCTGPLIGTSLVAINTDLLTPVVVMFGFSLSLAVIFTLFAIFPSLMTGLPKSGGWLNSIKVFLGFLELGLSLKFLSTADLAYHWGILDREIFLAIWIVLALILGVYLLGKIKFSHDSDLPYVSVPRLFIATATFVFAIYLIPGLWGAPLKAVSALVPPLSTQDFVIGQDSGSGVGQSTASNHPKRKYADFLHIPHNIDGFFDYEEALAYAREVKKPLFLDFTGHGCVNCREMEARVWSDPRVLKRLKEDYIVVSLYTDDKTNLPIAEQFDSKILGTKVNTVGKKFKHLQAERFNTISQPYYVLLGTDEKELVSPPIGVEFDIDKYLQYLDQGLSEFAKK; from the coding sequence ATGAAAAAGGTTCTATTATTGTTATTAATGGCGGCGATGTTTATTGCACTACCGGCCATTAAAAGTTACGCACTTGTAACGCAAGATACCACAGCAACTGCCCCACCCGATGATATTGTTTTTACCGAAGTAGGATCGGCACAGGATAGTGCTGCGAATAGTCTGGTAAAAGATTCGGTTAAAAAGGATACGGTTAAAGTAGATAAAGCTGCAGCTGTTGCTAAAGATGCAGCACCAAAACAATCCTTATGGGTAACTTTTGGCTTAGGCCTGTTGGCTGGTATTGCAGCCTTTTTTCTTCCGTGTATATTTCCGATGGTTCCGCTTACGGTTGGTTTTTTTACCAAACGTGCAGAAAGCAGGGCAAAAGGAATCAGAAGTGCTATTATTTATGGCTTATCCATCATCGTAATTTACGTTGGTTTAGGTGTAATTATTACGCTGATTTGGGGTGCCAGTGCATTAAACGAGATCTCTACCGATGGATTTTTTAATATTTTCATCTTCCTGATATTGATTGTTTTCGGTGTTTCCTTTTTAGGCGCATTCGAAATTACGCTGCCAAGCTCTTTTGTTAATAAGCTCGATGCCAAATCAGATTCGAAAGGCCTGAGCGGAATCTTCTTTATGGCAGCAACTTTAGCCGTTGTTTCTTTCTCTTGTACCGGGCCGTTAATCGGAACGTCTTTAGTGGCTATTAATACAGATTTGTTAACGCCAGTGGTGGTGATGTTTGGCTTTTCGTTATCATTAGCGGTAATTTTTACTCTGTTTGCCATTTTCCCAAGCTTAATGACAGGCTTGCCAAAATCAGGCGGATGGTTAAACTCGATCAAAGTTTTTCTGGGTTTCCTTGAGCTGGGTTTATCTTTAAAATTCCTTTCAACAGCCGATTTAGCTTATCACTGGGGTATCTTAGATCGCGAAATTTTCTTAGCCATCTGGATCGTTTTAGCCTTAATTTTAGGCGTTTATTTATTGGGAAAAATTAAGTTTTCTCACGATAGTGACCTTCCGTATGTTTCGGTTCCAAGGTTATTTATTGCCACTGCTACTTTTGTTTTCGCCATTTATCTTATTCCTGGTTTATGGGGCGCGCCATTAAAAGCAGTTAGCGCTTTGGTTCCTCCCTTATCTACCCAGGATTTTGTCATTGGCCAGGATAGCGGATCAGGAGTTGGTCAAAGTACAGCTTCAAACCATCCCAAAAGAAAATATGCGGACTTTTTACACATTCCACATAATATTGATGGTTTCTTTGATTACGAAGAAGCGCTTGCTTATGCCAGGGAAGTAAAAAAACCGTTATTTCTAGATTTTACCGGCCATGGTTGTGTAAATTGCCGCGAAATGGAAGCAAGGGTTTGGTCTGATCCGAGAGTGCTTAAGAGGTTAAAAGAAGATTATATTGTTGTTTCACTCTATACAGACGATAAAACCAATTTACCAATTGCCGAACAATTTGATTCTAAAATACTGGGTACCAAAGTAAATACAGTAGGAAAGAAATTTAAACACTTGCAAGCAGAAAGATTTAATACCATTTCGCAACCATATTACGTACTTTTGGGTACCGATGAAAAGGAATTAGTTTCGCCGCCTATTGGTGTCGAATTTGATATAGACAAATATTTGCAATATCTGGATCAGGGATTATCAGAGTTTGCTAAGAAATAA
- a CDS encoding protein-disulfide reductase DsbD domain-containing protein produces MKKISLVLSMVLFTIAGAFAQIEKPVTWAYFAKKTGNNEATIYLKATIEDRWHIYSQNVKDGGPVKTTFTFAPSKDFSLVGKTVEPKAIVKYESTFKMNVSYFEKSVIFQQKIKLNKGTAIAKGKVEFMVCNDKQCLPPEEVEFSVPVK; encoded by the coding sequence ATGAAAAAAATCTCACTGGTACTTTCAATGGTACTTTTTACCATTGCTGGTGCATTTGCGCAAATTGAAAAGCCGGTTACCTGGGCATATTTTGCAAAGAAAACCGGAAATAACGAAGCTACAATATATTTAAAAGCCACTATTGAAGACAGATGGCACATTTATTCTCAAAACGTTAAAGACGGCGGTCCGGTAAAAACTACTTTTACCTTTGCTCCTTCTAAAGATTTTAGTCTGGTTGGAAAAACAGTTGAGCCTAAGGCGATTGTAAAATACGAGAGTACTTTTAAAATGAACGTTAGTTATTTCGAAAAGTCTGTTATTTTTCAGCAAAAAATTAAGCTAAATAAAGGTACAGCCATTGCAAAAGGTAAAGTAGAATTTATGGTTTGTAACGATAAGCAATGTCTTCCGCCAGAAGAGGTTGAATTTAGCGTTCCGGTTAAATAG
- the rimM gene encoding ribosome maturation factor RimM (Essential for efficient processing of 16S rRNA), which produces MKHEEAFYVGYVTKTRGLKGEVQVFFEFDEYEQLDFDVVFADMNGKLVPYFVASAKLQANKTGYFNFDDVDHIDKAQPLLKKKLYLPIAQMPERDENEFFYTDLKGFMAIDEALGELGEILEVNEYPQQFVATVLYQETEILFPLNEDFIVEIDDEEKILTLDLPEGLLDVYLEK; this is translated from the coding sequence ATGAAACACGAAGAAGCATTTTACGTTGGTTACGTTACAAAAACAAGAGGTTTAAAAGGAGAAGTTCAGGTATTTTTCGAATTCGACGAATACGAACAGCTCGATTTTGATGTGGTTTTTGCTGATATGAACGGCAAACTGGTGCCTTACTTCGTGGCATCGGCAAAGCTGCAGGCCAATAAAACAGGTTATTTTAACTTCGATGATGTTGATCACATTGATAAAGCTCAGCCGCTGCTAAAAAAGAAATTATATCTACCAATTGCGCAGATGCCTGAGCGCGATGAAAACGAATTCTTTTATACCGATTTAAAAGGCTTTATGGCTATTGATGAAGCCCTTGGCGAACTGGGTGAGATTTTGGAGGTTAATGAATACCCTCAACAGTTTGTAGCTACCGTGCTTTATCAGGAGACAGAAATTCTTTTCCCTTTAAATGAAGATTTTATCGTTGAAATTGATGATGAGGAAAAGATTTTAACACTCGATTTACCTGAAGGCTTGCTTGATGTTTATTTAGAGAAATAA